A genomic window from Massilia sp. METH4 includes:
- a CDS encoding MFS transporter, whose amino-acid sequence MSQSHHAQSSHVSQFKLLAQRRFAPFFWTQFLGAFNDNLFKTALIVVLTFDAASWTTLSPSMVTNLIPGLFILPYVLFSATSGQIAEKFEKSALVRFVKWAEIAIMGIAALGWMTHTLWLLVLAVFAMGTHSTLFGPVKYSYMPQQLKAEELTGGNGMVEMGTFVGILLGQVFGDVLVMHGGMGIPVVAAGTVGFAVLGLLASYQIPVTPASAPDLRISWNPLMETVRNLKYSSGNRTVFLSMLGNSWFWFYGAMVLAQFPVYAMNDLKGDHSVFVLLLTVFSLGIGVGSLLCEKLSGRKVEIGLVPFGSIGLTLFGIDLYFASRGYGAPAAGTVDALGMLAQPGSWRILFDVVMIGVFGGFFIVPLFALIQLRCDPRHLSRTIAGMNILNALFMVAAAGVAILLLGQGLTIPELFLATAIMNGLVAVYIFSLVPEFLMRFLAWLLIHTVHKVKVIEPGRIPEEGAAVLVCNHVSYVDAVVIMAASPRPIRFVMDHRIFKTPVLGWIFRTGKAIPIAPAKEDPWLLEKAYVDIAHALHEGELVCIFPEGRLTTTGEINEFKGGIAKIVERSHVPVIPMALRGLWGHLLSRSKDNVFERAFRKGLRSRLALAVGQPVAPHAATPERLQQEVLALRGEWK is encoded by the coding sequence ATGAGCCAGTCGCATCACGCCCAATCGAGCCATGTCAGCCAGTTCAAGCTGCTGGCGCAGCGCCGTTTCGCGCCCTTCTTCTGGACCCAGTTCCTGGGTGCCTTCAACGACAACCTGTTCAAGACGGCGCTGATCGTCGTGCTCACGTTCGACGCGGCCAGCTGGACGACGCTGTCGCCGTCGATGGTGACGAACCTGATTCCGGGTCTCTTCATCCTGCCGTACGTGCTGTTCTCGGCCACGTCCGGCCAGATCGCCGAGAAGTTCGAGAAATCGGCGCTGGTGCGCTTCGTCAAGTGGGCCGAGATCGCCATCATGGGCATTGCCGCCCTCGGATGGATGACGCATACCTTGTGGCTGCTGGTGCTGGCCGTGTTCGCGATGGGCACGCACTCCACGCTGTTCGGGCCGGTGAAGTACTCGTACATGCCGCAACAGCTCAAGGCCGAGGAGCTCACCGGCGGCAACGGCATGGTGGAGATGGGTACCTTCGTGGGCATCCTGCTCGGGCAGGTGTTCGGTGACGTGCTGGTGATGCACGGCGGGATGGGCATCCCCGTGGTGGCCGCGGGCACCGTGGGCTTCGCGGTACTGGGCCTGCTGGCGAGCTACCAGATTCCCGTCACGCCGGCCAGCGCGCCCGACCTGCGGATCTCCTGGAATCCGCTCATGGAAACGGTGCGCAACCTGAAGTACTCGTCCGGCAATCGTACCGTGTTCCTGTCGATGCTGGGCAATTCCTGGTTCTGGTTCTATGGCGCGATGGTGCTGGCCCAGTTCCCCGTGTACGCGATGAACGACCTGAAGGGCGACCACAGCGTGTTCGTGCTGCTGCTCACGGTGTTCTCGCTGGGCATCGGCGTGGGCTCCCTGCTGTGCGAGAAGCTATCGGGCCGCAAGGTGGAGATCGGCCTGGTGCCGTTCGGGTCGATCGGCCTGACCCTGTTCGGCATCGACCTGTATTTCGCCAGCCGTGGTTACGGCGCTCCCGCTGCCGGTACCGTGGATGCGCTGGGCATGCTGGCGCAGCCGGGCAGCTGGCGCATCCTGTTCGACGTGGTGATGATCGGCGTGTTCGGCGGCTTCTTCATCGTGCCGTTGTTCGCGCTGATCCAGCTGCGTTGCGATCCCAGGCACCTGTCCCGCACGATCGCCGGGATGAATATCCTGAACGCGCTGTTCATGGTGGCCGCGGCCGGCGTGGCGATCCTGCTGCTGGGGCAGGGCCTCACGATTCCCGAACTGTTCCTCGCCACTGCGATCATGAACGGCCTGGTGGCCGTGTACATCTTCTCGCTGGTGCCGGAATTCCTGATGCGCTTCCTGGCCTGGCTGCTGATCCACACGGTGCACAAGGTGAAGGTGATCGAGCCTGGCCGCATCCCGGAGGAAGGCGCGGCGGTCCTCGTCTGCAACCATGTCAGTTACGTGGATGCGGTCGTGATCATGGCCGCCAGCCCGCGCCCGATCCGCTTCGTGATGGACCATCGCATCTTCAAGACGCCCGTGCTGGGCTGGATCTTCCGTACCGGGAAGGCGATTCCGATCGCCCCGGCCAAGGAAGACCCGTGGCTGCTGGAAAAGGCCTACGTGGACATCGCCCATGCATTGCACGAAGGTGAACTGGTATGCATCTTCCCCGAGGGGCGCCTGACGACGACTGGCGAGATAAACGAATTCAAGGGCGGGATCGCCAAGATTGTGGAGCGCTCGCACGTGCCGGTAATCCCGATGGCACTGCGCGGCCTGTGGGGCCACCTGCTCTCGCGCAGCAAGGACAATGTGTTCGAACGCGCGTTCCGCAAGGGCTTGCGTTCGCGCCTGGCGCTGGCGGTGGGCCAGCCGGTGGCGCCGCATGCGGCCACGCCGGAGCGCTTGCAGCAGGAAGTGCTGGCGCTGCGTGGCGAATGGAAGTAG
- a CDS encoding class I SAM-dependent methyltransferase encodes MNIQSHRLQPPADPHVPETEFGKWFLRTETWTVHVLERALDDLERLMPAGPRSYEVVADVGCGYGRSLPRLHARFAPRRLIGMDIDPEMIEASGKEVAQHGVPAEFVCCSSSNIALPDASVDLLFCHQTFHHLIDQERAIAEFFRVLKPGGVLLFAESTRRYIHSWIIRLLFRHPMDVQKTAPEYLAMVRDAGFHVPDSAVSYPFLWWSREDLGLLERVFKIKPPAVREETLINLVARKP; translated from the coding sequence ATGAATATTCAGTCACACCGCCTGCAGCCGCCGGCCGATCCGCATGTGCCGGAAACGGAATTCGGCAAATGGTTCCTGCGCACCGAAACGTGGACCGTGCACGTGCTGGAGCGCGCACTCGACGACCTCGAGCGCCTGATGCCGGCGGGCCCCAGGAGCTACGAGGTGGTCGCCGACGTCGGCTGCGGCTACGGGCGCTCGCTGCCCCGGCTGCACGCGCGCTTCGCGCCCCGCCGGCTGATCGGCATGGATATCGACCCCGAGATGATCGAGGCTTCCGGCAAGGAGGTGGCGCAGCATGGCGTTCCGGCCGAATTCGTTTGCTGCTCCAGCTCGAACATCGCCCTGCCGGATGCGTCGGTGGACCTGCTGTTCTGCCACCAGACGTTCCACCACCTGATCGACCAGGAGCGGGCCATCGCCGAATTCTTCCGCGTGCTCAAGCCCGGCGGCGTGCTGCTGTTCGCGGAATCGACGCGGCGCTACATCCACTCGTGGATCATCCGCCTGCTGTTCCGCCACCCGATGGACGTGCAGAAGACGGCGCCCGAATATCTCGCCATGGTGCGCGACGCCGGCTTCCACGTGCCGGACAGCGCGGTATCCTACCCGTTCCTGTGGTGGAGTCGCGAAGACCTGGGCCTGCTGGAGCGGGTTTTCAAGATCAAGCCCCCGGCGGTGCGCGAGGAAACGCTGATCAACCTGGTGGCGAGGAAGCCTTGA
- a CDS encoding polysaccharide deacetylase family protein: MSYRLLLSFTLAAAAHLAHAAPDGAAPAPVPLAPAAPAATPAPAAPASSLAPAAPAFVSAPSAPASISPPAAAPSVPAPIRFLLTFDDGPSASAGDNPTVRILDTLARNGVQDGIKAVFFTQTRHWRGGGTRVGRALIRREHEAGHVVALHSATATHANHRFMAAEELDESLRRGVDDLRTLTGVAPVLVRPPFWAYDAATLEGYHRHGLHMLLTDLNANDGKIWGVNFNWHKRSNMLKMLTETRARWAAGAMHTVDGNTPVVVTFHDVNSYTARNLEVYLRILLDVARELDMPVADNPFYDEHDALERAALASTVKSAAEHPKLPGFWNWLWQ; the protein is encoded by the coding sequence GTGTCGTACCGCCTGCTGCTGTCTTTCACCCTTGCCGCCGCCGCGCACCTCGCGCATGCCGCTCCCGACGGCGCCGCGCCGGCACCTGTTCCACTGGCGCCGGCCGCGCCGGCTGCCACTCCCGCGCCGGCTGCGCCAGCTTCCTCTCTCGCGCCGGCCGCGCCAGCTTTTGTTTCCGCGCCGTCCGCGCCGGCTTCAATTTCGCCCCCGGCGGCGGCGCCTTCCGTTCCGGCGCCGATCCGCTTCCTGCTCACCTTTGACGACGGCCCCAGCGCCTCGGCCGGCGACAACCCCACGGTGCGCATCCTCGACACCCTCGCCCGGAACGGCGTGCAGGACGGCATCAAGGCGGTGTTCTTCACCCAGACGCGCCACTGGCGCGGCGGCGGCACCCGCGTGGGCCGTGCGCTGATCCGGCGCGAGCACGAAGCCGGCCACGTCGTTGCGCTGCATTCGGCCACCGCCACGCACGCGAACCACCGCTTCATGGCCGCCGAGGAGCTCGACGAATCGCTGCGGCGCGGCGTGGACGACCTGCGCACGCTGACCGGCGTGGCACCGGTCCTCGTGCGTCCCCCTTTCTGGGCCTACGACGCCGCCACGCTGGAAGGCTATCACCGCCATGGCTTGCACATGCTGCTGACGGACCTGAACGCCAACGACGGCAAGATCTGGGGCGTCAACTTCAACTGGCACAAGCGTTCCAACATGCTCAAGATGCTCACGGAAACGCGGGCCCGCTGGGCGGCCGGCGCCATGCACACGGTCGACGGGAACACCCCCGTCGTCGTCACCTTCCACGACGTGAACAGCTACACGGCGCGCAATCTCGAGGTCTACCTGCGGATCCTGCTCGACGTCGCCCGCGAACTCGACATGCCGGTGGCCGACAATCCCTTCTACGACGAGCACGACGCGCTCGAGCGGGCGGCATTGGCCAGTACCGTGAAGAGCGCGGCGGAGCATCCGAAATTGCCGGGGTTCTGGAACTGGTTGTGGCAGTAG
- a CDS encoding 4-phosphopantetheinyl transferase, with protein MDHAAGVWLAAIDSLDDARIARYEGWLSATERARSFTRPARRRQFIAARALLRIAIGEVLGAAPSEVELGGQSGRAPWLIAPAVPMPGLSVSHSGHWVACAVSTTTALGLDIEVEDAGRDVGALAEHAFDAETCARLAALPARERVAAFYREWSGQEARIKLGAQAGACYALPHAGLAVEVCSADELSAVPRLAVVSL; from the coding sequence GTGGACCATGCCGCCGGCGTGTGGCTGGCCGCGATCGACAGCCTCGACGATGCGCGCATTGCGCGCTACGAAGGCTGGCTGAGCGCCACCGAGCGGGCGCGCTCCTTCACGCGGCCGGCGCGCCGGCGGCAGTTCATCGCTGCTCGCGCGCTGCTGCGGATCGCCATCGGCGAAGTGCTTGGCGCGGCGCCGTCCGAGGTGGAGCTGGGCGGGCAGTCCGGGCGAGCGCCATGGCTGATCGCGCCGGCCGTGCCGATGCCCGGCCTGTCGGTGTCGCACAGCGGGCACTGGGTGGCTTGCGCGGTCAGTACGACGACGGCGCTGGGACTGGATATCGAAGTCGAGGATGCCGGGCGGGATGTCGGTGCGCTCGCGGAGCATGCGTTCGATGCCGAGACGTGTGCGCGGCTGGCGGCGCTGCCGGCCCGCGAGCGGGTCGCGGCGTTCTATCGGGAATGGAGCGGGCAGGAGGCGCGGATCAAGCTGGGCGCGCAGGCGGGTGCGTGTTACGCATTGCCGCACGCCGGGCTGGCGGTGGAGGTGTGCAGTGCTGACGAACTGAGCGCCGTGCCTCGGCTGGCGGTGGTGTCGCTGTAG
- a CDS encoding excinuclease ATPase subunit — protein sequence MLTLVLAASAAASLPAAAADRQMMMPIEGAFNVNDAKGRLGDDVKFFFGDQKTPKVLSKITSDSTSQKTNSVGKSPEEACNWAFLSAMLALKKKAESVGANGVINIVSNYKHKEMSSQTEFECHDGNIVSGVALKADFVKLAE from the coding sequence ATGTTGACGTTGGTCCTGGCAGCCTCCGCTGCCGCTTCGCTGCCGGCCGCCGCCGCGGACCGCCAGATGATGATGCCGATCGAAGGCGCCTTCAATGTGAACGACGCCAAGGGCCGCCTGGGCGACGACGTGAAGTTCTTCTTTGGCGACCAGAAGACGCCGAAGGTGCTGTCCAAGATCACGTCCGACAGCACGAGCCAGAAGACCAACAGCGTGGGCAAGTCGCCGGAAGAGGCGTGCAACTGGGCCTTCCTGTCCGCCATGCTGGCATTGAAGAAGAAGGCCGAGTCGGTGGGCGCCAACGGCGTGATCAACATCGTGAGCAACTACAAGCACAAGGAAATGTCGAGCCAGACCGAATTCGAATGCCATGACGGCAATATCGTCAGCGGCGTGGCCTTGAAGGCGGACTTCGTCAAGCTCGCCGAGTAA
- a CDS encoding beta-ketoacyl-ACP synthase — protein sequence MSRRVVVTGMAGISPIGNDWASVRQRLGEYRNAVQRMEEWAHYEGLNTNLAAPAAPFELSARYNRKTTRSMGRVALMATRASELALQDAGLEGHPLLTSGRMGVSFGSSAGTPSAIGDFGRMMDERSTKGINATTYIKMMAHTAPVNIGVFFGMTGRVYTTSSACTSGSQGIGYAYEAIKSGAQTAMLAGGAEELDATEAAVFDTLFATSTRNDAPHTSPRPFDASRDGLVIGEGAGALVLEEREHALARGATIHAELVGFGTNSDGVHVTQPNADTMKTAMLLALEDAGLAPSAIGYVNAHGTGTAQGDVAESHATQQVFGAGVPISSLKSYMGHTLGACGALEAWISIEMMREGWFAPTLNLDGVDPECAALDYIAGAGRALQCEYVMSNNFAFGGINTSLIFKRVS from the coding sequence ATGAGCCGGCGCGTCGTCGTCACCGGCATGGCCGGGATCAGCCCGATCGGCAACGACTGGGCCAGCGTGCGCCAGCGGCTGGGCGAATACCGCAATGCGGTCCAGCGCATGGAAGAGTGGGCCCACTACGAGGGCTTGAACACGAACCTGGCCGCGCCGGCCGCGCCGTTCGAACTCTCGGCGCGCTACAACCGCAAGACCACGCGCAGCATGGGCCGCGTGGCGCTGATGGCCACGCGCGCCAGCGAACTGGCCCTGCAGGATGCTGGCCTGGAGGGCCATCCGCTGCTCACGTCCGGCCGCATGGGTGTCTCGTTCGGGTCCTCGGCCGGCACGCCCAGCGCCATCGGCGACTTCGGCCGCATGATGGACGAGCGCAGCACGAAGGGCATCAATGCCACCACCTACATCAAGATGATGGCCCACACGGCCCCCGTCAACATCGGCGTGTTCTTCGGCATGACGGGGCGGGTCTACACCACCTCGTCGGCCTGCACTTCGGGCAGCCAGGGCATCGGCTATGCCTACGAGGCGATCAAGAGCGGCGCGCAGACGGCGATGCTGGCCGGCGGCGCCGAGGAACTGGACGCCACCGAGGCGGCCGTGTTCGACACGCTGTTCGCCACCAGCACGCGCAACGACGCGCCGCACACGTCGCCGCGGCCGTTCGACGCCAGCCGCGACGGCCTGGTGATCGGCGAAGGCGCCGGCGCGCTGGTACTGGAAGAGCGCGAGCACGCGCTGGCGCGCGGCGCCACGATCCACGCCGAACTGGTGGGCTTCGGCACCAACAGCGACGGTGTGCACGTGACGCAGCCGAACGCCGACACGATGAAGACGGCCATGCTGCTGGCGCTGGAGGATGCCGGGCTGGCACCCTCCGCCATCGGTTACGTCAATGCGCACGGCACCGGCACGGCGCAGGGCGACGTGGCCGAGTCCCACGCCACGCAACAGGTGTTCGGCGCGGGCGTGCCGATCAGCTCACTGAAGAGCTATATGGGCCACACGCTGGGCGCCTGCGGCGCGCTGGAAGCCTGGATCAGCATCGAGATGATGCGCGAGGGCTGGTTCGCGCCCACGCTGAACCTGGACGGCGTGGACCCGGAATGCGCGGCGCTCGACTACATCGCCGGCGCGGGCCGCGCGCTGCAATGCGAGTATGTGATGTCGAATAACTTCGCGTTCGGCGGCATCAACACTTCGCTCATCTTCAAGCGCGTGTCCTGA
- a CDS encoding 3-ketoacyl-ACP reductase FabG2, with protein sequence MNESNGASNGAGNGGGNSGGNSAGNSAGNSKSVLVTGSSRGIGKAVALRLARDGYDVVIHCRSGRAEAEAVAAQVADLGRASRVLQFDVGDRAAAAAVLEADIAEHGCYYGVVTNAGIARDNAFPAMSGEDWDLVLRTNLDGFYNVLNPLVMPMVQRRKPGRIVTLASVSGLVGNRGQVNYSAAKAGIIGATKALALELAKRAITVNCVAPGLIETDMTSEVPMDEALKMIPARRVGKPHEVAAAVSFLMSEDAGYVTRQVISVNGGLA encoded by the coding sequence ATGAATGAGTCCAATGGCGCGTCGAACGGCGCAGGCAATGGTGGTGGCAACAGCGGTGGCAACAGCGCCGGCAACAGCGCCGGCAACAGCAAGAGCGTACTCGTGACGGGTTCGTCGCGCGGCATCGGCAAGGCGGTCGCACTGCGCCTGGCGCGCGACGGCTACGATGTGGTGATCCATTGCCGCAGCGGCCGCGCCGAGGCTGAGGCGGTGGCCGCGCAGGTCGCCGACCTGGGGCGCGCTTCCCGTGTCCTGCAATTCGACGTGGGCGACCGGGCTGCGGCGGCGGCTGTGCTGGAGGCCGATATCGCCGAACACGGTTGCTACTACGGCGTGGTGACCAACGCGGGCATCGCGCGCGACAACGCGTTTCCCGCAATGAGCGGCGAAGACTGGGATCTCGTGCTGCGTACCAACCTGGATGGGTTCTACAATGTGCTCAATCCACTGGTGATGCCGATGGTACAGCGGCGCAAGCCGGGCCGCATCGTCACGCTCGCTTCCGTGTCGGGCCTGGTCGGCAACCGCGGCCAGGTGAACTACAGTGCCGCCAAGGCCGGCATCATCGGCGCCACGAAGGCGCTGGCGCTGGAACTGGCCAAGCGCGCCATCACGGTGAACTGCGTGGCCCCAGGCCTGATCGAGACCGACATGACGAGCGAGGTGCCGATGGACGAGGCATTGAAGATGATTCCCGCGCGCCGCGTGGGCAAGCCGCACGAGGTGGCCGCCGCCGTCAGCTTCCTGATGAGCGAGGATGCCGGCTACGTCACCCGGCAGGTCATCTCCGTCAATGGTGGCCTGGCATGA